The DNA sequence ttattattttgttgacattttctaactgtcgatcatagtttgaagtttgtacaatatttagaggtTGCATTTAATTACATCTCTAGGTGATACATATAACTTTGCGGAACTTTTATTTGGTTGGACAGAAAATAACGAAAGTTAAATTGTTATAGAAATCTAATACTATTAATGGGTATTAATGTAAAAATGACTAATATGAGTGTTCTTTTTTCATAACCTATAGCCTATAGTTACAAGTGAGgccattaaaataaaaatcagcaACAATTACATTATTGTATATGAAATGCGATGAAATGATATAGTAACATTGTTGAAGGAGAACTCAAGCTGGTGTAGCTTtgtatattttctgttttggtttattatttgttttttttcaattttttttttgttattaaattGAGCATCTGTGTACTGTTCTGCACGCTGTTCGCATTCATCTCATTTGTAGTTGGCCCATGTATGTTTGTTTTTGGGCTCTGCATATTAGTGGACCGTTCCATATAAACTCtcacttttttctcttacaGAAGCCCGCCCTTGGAAAATAATCATCATCTAAttattagaaatttagaaccctcgatttaaatttgtaaaagtCAACCTGACATGGTCGGGTTCTTATTGGATCCCAACCTATTAACTTTGTGTGTGTTCGTGTAATTATCGAAAATTGTCAAGCCTACCATTTGTTAGTAAgttaggagtactatataatttagtTTACACAACGATAACGACCTATGCATAatgttaaatgaataaaatttgacagtacactataaaatactccatatgtcCCTTAATAGATGACACACTTGGATTATGCACTTGAGATTTTAAGAGATAATCCCTCCGTTCCACTGTAGTTGAGtcgtttttcccttttggaaAATTCCTTCATAGTTTAGACATTTCCTTATACAATAAATAACTCACTTTTCCTTTCCTactacattttctctcttactttgatctctctactttattcaattttctatttattcttttgctttttcatcTCTTGCTTCTCTCTCCCACTAAACATTAAACATCTTTTTCTCAATCTCCGTGCCAAATGGCGAACGGAGGGAGGAAAATAGTATAGTTATATTAATGTAAGAgataacttttttcaaaaaatgaaatgtgacattttttgtgggacaaattaaaaagtaaagtgtgacatctattatgggacgaatggagtatgacattacacaattaaaacttgtcataacataattaaaaatttatcacaatcaaaatttagataataaaattaaagtttaatacTCCccgataaaataataattttattttttatcggATAACCCTAACTCGACCCAACCCGAAGTCATCAAATTCTTATTGGTCACCTGAAAGGACCTAAAACCAATAAGGTCATCCGCATCCCTATCTCTTATTCAtccttaaccatctcatcccttaactattcatgggccccatcGTGCTTTTGgatcatctcttaactaagagacaacacctcgcacccctccatctcttaaccatctcatcccttaactattaattcaatttcattttttatttttatttccaacaaattcaattaataaaaaacactttattaaataaaataaaattacaatttaaaaacctaaaaaataaaaaagacataatttaaaagactagaaattacaaattacacacttaatttcaaatcacaaaaaaatggaggcaaagaagtagaaggagttctctagtgacgatcatctaacggttgccaaattttgcccaaatgtgctccattagatcctccGGAGTTGGGCGTGggtagaatcacgtgtccttgtccgaatagacaaccgctctTGAAAAGACGGATGCACCCCCCTTTaggcggactacttgcggtcgagcttcccggggtttcgggtcgaaccaatttcccgcctcaggtccttcgtcggcgacaatcatgttgtgcaagattatgcacgtatacatgatgtcgaccatattATCCATAAACCACGTGCGAGCcggggctttgataatgttaAATCGAGCTTCGAGAACCCCGAACgcctctccacatccttgcgagcaCCTCGTTCTACGCAAAAGAGTCTGTTTTCTTCGCGGGGGCTGtgaacgtcttcacgaaggttgtccacttcggatagatgttgtcggcaagatagtaccccattttATACCGGCGATTGTTAGCGATGAAGTTGATGGCCGGCGCTTTACCATTCGAACTTCGTCGAAGAGGTCGGAATTGTTGAGCACGTTGACGTCGTTGTTCGAGCCGGGGGCCCcaaatatgcatgccaaatccatagccgTAGTCGGCGACGACCTCGAGTATAACAGTGGGGTGGGTGCCTTTGAGGCCGATCGTGTATGACCCCCCCACGCCACggggcaattcttccattgccaatgcaAGCAATCGACACTCCCGAGCATCCGGGAATCCGTGCACTTGTTCGTGAAGTTGGAGCGAACGACAATTTGCGGTGGTTGGCTTCTTGGAAATTCATCGGTGAAGGCTGCCGGACGCCTTTGCAGAAGTTCATCAAACAAAGTCTCCCATTGGATTCTCCGACGTGCGTGTATTCGTCGAACAAATCCCGTTGTCGTAGCAAGCCGACGGATCGCCGCAATACATTTTTTGAGCGTCGTGTGGCTAGGACGGCCAACAACGTTGAACCCCTTCTCCGAAGTACTCTTCCCGGCCGCCAATGTATtcgcgatatgcaaaaatagaCGCGTGACATACGGAAATAGCGACGTAAGAGATATCTCCCCATACCGGTTCCGATCGAAGTAATCACGTTCCAACCTTACGGCGACTTCCTCCCGGTTACGATGGATGTAAGTCCGGGTCGCCTTTGAGGAGGCGCgcggcttcctcctccctacgCGATCTTCTTCTAccaattcttccattattcgacgcatttgctcaaatggatccatgaatggattaaattttgggggaagaaaaaaataaaggaatgatttATGAAGTGATTGGAAAGGAAAGAATGAGAGATGAGAGAAGAATAGATgcgtgtttgtgtgtaaaaacGGATAATGAAGagtatttatgaataaaaataaataaaaaattaaaaatttgaccGCTTTAACGGTCATATTGccgttttaatttttaatttttttcctgaaaatcgatttttttaaaaaaaatcaaattatgacgtcataattacgacgcccactcgcgggcctCGCGAGTGGGCATCATGCTCGCCGCCCACGTGGAGGCGGCGTGGCGAGACAAGCTGAAGAATGGTCGAAGAGTAAAGCGAgatgtgtttaaaataaaatctcccGATCCACGAATCCACTAGACAccgggtctaggaactcggaGAATCTTTGGTAactgtcgttgggcacacaatcacttcattcgcccttcaaaaccctcaacccgctatagctaaaaatattagtacatgGAAGCAGGGATCGAATCCCCGAGAGACGATGTGTAagaaaacatgttcaaagactGGAAGTTATTTTTGGCTCGCCACTGCAATTTTGGGgttgagctttaattcctAGGCTTGGGTATATGAAATATTCTACTCTACACTAGATCTAGGCAAGGACATGCATAATGGctaaaagtaattgaaaagaATACTTGGCTGGTAATGAAAAGCGAAAAGTAGTaaatgattgtatcttcgcctccgtagagacggtgttacacCACAACTAGATCCGAAAGTGCACTCCCCAAAATGTTTCCCCTCAGTATGTGTAGAGAAAAGTGGAAAAACTAAGCTAAGAGCCAAATGGAATGAGAGAGATATCTTCATGTTGATcgcatgctcttatttatagtggatagagcttctagactgttcCTGTGATTCCCATTTTGCCCTCCAATCGGATGCTTCTCAGTCTAGtaactccttcttctgctcACTTTTCCCGCCAGCTTCTTCCTCCAGGCAatcttcgtcttcttcctggggctggcgatttctctacacacctggcttataaaacCTTGTTGGACccagaaaattacaaaatttatccctataaccaatgcatgaaattagccttatcaacaGCTCGTCACGGGACCCTTCCGCGTGCGACGCGGGACGGGATGGCATTTGCAACGGCGTCTCGTCGCCGTCTCGTCTCTGCGGGACGAGTCCGAGCCGGCGACGAGCCGCGCTGCGGATGGCCTAAGACTTGACCCAAACTCATTCATTTCATGCAGATTCCTATTGGATTATTGCATTAtatcaaaaattgtcagccctatAATAACTCCTATCCAAACTCAGATTAAGGAGCACTCCATGTGTGCATTCAGTAAATTGAAATCAGGCTTCACCGGCCCCTATCTTTGATAACACAGAAAATGGGGAATGGATCCCCTGCAGTGGGAAATTCCACAGCACCTCATGCTGTGCATGAAACGCAGGCATCAATTCATCAAACGACAGGTAATAAGTTGgtcaaattgcattttattcatttactacacttttattgttatttaatattaattctataaattcaattattaaatgacttaaaaatgatgattaaTAAAACagatattaaaaattcaataatactagtatcacTAAATTGTGTATCAATCatgacaaaataatcatataaaaatattaattaacaatGTGTAAAAGTCAAATATGAAATCTAACGAAATTAAATGCAATTTGGCCAACTTATTACCTGTCGTTTGATGAATTGATGCCTGCGTTTCATGCACAGCATGAGGTGCTGTTGAATTCCCCACTGCAGGGGATCCATTCCCCAGAAAATGACCTTTTTGTAAGGGAAAAATTCTGGACAACTTAATAACGGGTTGTCATATGTTAATTAAAGGTTCAAATGAGTTCCTATTCCTATGAATAACATGATTTTAACTATATAACCTAACcatgttataaataaatatatgtataaattatgatatatttacaCACACGCGCGCGCGCgtcatatttttgtataaatgaTATTGGCGTAGTAGAAATTAGATCATTTTCTTACCTACTTGAATAAGTTCAATtctaatattagtatatttaataattaacatAGTGTCCCATATATTGTTCATCATACAGCATAATACGACATGTATGTCGCACAAGTGGCAATAAAAATCTACTACAATAGAGAAATTGTTTGAAACACAGACCACAAGAAATAGAAACTCCCTTATTTGAATTGATGCAGCGGTCTCATTCACCGTAATCTTCTTTCATCCTGTAGTAATAAGAGTGTACATCACCAACGGGTCGTAGCACAGCTGGTAGCACGGAGCTGTGGTGACCATGAGGTCACGGTTCAAACCCCGCCATCTGTTGGGCGACTTTCGGCCTTAATCCACAAATCCGGTCGAGCAGGTCAAAGGCGGGTTCGGTATActtgtgataaaaaaaaagtgtaccTTGTTGCAACTTAAAACTAATTGATATTAGTAGGCTCGTAGTCATGCTCCCCACGTCCCCAAAGAACATGCACTTTAggttcgacacgagttttaatataaaattgataaagtaagagagaggtagaaagaaaaaataattaaagtattgtcagttgagaatgagtctcactttattaaagagaaaagactttctaaaattataaagtgcatattcttgtgggacggactaaaaaggaaagagcgCATATTctgttgggacggagggagtaatacttaaatagttatataaatggttttatttatttttttgtagtatttattatgaatccctttttacataaatatgtcatatttattttatattcaattgtCAATATCCTCCTTAACGTGAATTTTACAGGGATTGAggtttttttaatcaatattgaCTAATTCTATACTATAGtaatttgtagttattttcatgttttgatATACATATATCGTTGTGTCAAATAGAATTTCAGTCCACCGGTCCATCAAATTTGAAGCCTATACATACTAGTATTAGATTTATCacttttttgtttcaattcaaatatattgatGGATCGGTTAAGTTTCAATTCATGAGTCGACGACCCACTATGATACCATGCTAGAAATTCACATGGTACTgccttaaaattaattaataataagtggagtagaattttaaatttgtattgattTTGCAAAATACTCTATCtatttctaaataaataaCCTAAATCATTTGGACATACGAATTAAGtaagttaaaaattatatgtaaagTATTGATATGAATCATACGAtccattataattaataaatctttTGTTTGCAAAAATTCCATTTTTACAGAATGTACCCACTTATAATTAGACAGTCTAGGAATGATGAAGTATAGAAATAGATAGCTTACAGGAATTACATAACCGtgcaaatataaatattttatttatatcagCATAAGTGTAATggatagatatataaatatgaaactttTGTAATTGAAATCATTTATACATGACTTATGTAATCACAATTTGTCTATTGTGATATAACTAGATACTGTACAGCCTTATCCATAACTTTATTCTATTTGGCTCATTGGTAAATCCGTGCTGGGAAGTTTGATGTGGCGCGgttaaaattcacaaaatccaaacaaatctatgattgatttttttaccaGTCTCAGCTTCCGGTTTCCTCAAAGCAGTAAGCTGCCAACTCATCCGTTACAATCCACGTACAAATTCGATTAACGCTTACACCGCAAACCGCCAAAACCACCACCATTCACCAATCATCTACCGGATTTTCTCCGCTTCCAGCCGCCGTCGCCACCGCTACCGGTAATAGCTCATCTATCTCACTGTTTTTGCCATAATTTGGATTACAGTGGTGATCTTATGCTGATTTGCgatttaattgatttgaatCGCATTGCTTGTGCGTAATTAGCGCGCATAAATATCACTTTCTGCAGACTCTCATCGAACTGCATTTTATAaacactttttattttctgatttGGACTTTTATGAATTTCAGCGTTGACGAGTCAGTTTAGTGTTATAATGGAAGCTTCCGTGTATACCGTCAACACAAAATCGTGCTTCAGCCTCCACAGCCGCGGGATTTTGACGAGATCGACGATTGGAGTAGGATGCAGTGTTCGCGCGACGAAGAGGAACAACGCTTTGAGGATTAGCTGCGGTGGTTCGACTTCAATGGGGAGAGCGGGAGGTAGTGTTCAGAGTTTGTTCGGTTCATCGGCCAAGGCTAGATTAGTCAGAGCTCAAGCTTCTGGTTCGtaatttttggttgatttcatgttttttaacACTTGCAAGGAGTAGAAATGTTGCTATTGTGTGAGATGCAGTTGGGGAATCTAACATTGTTGTAGATGCCTTAAACTAGGGAATGGAAATATGGATCAGTGATGCTACTTTGTTGGTTTATTAGTGTTTTCTTACACTAACAATCGTGCAGAAGGAGATATTGAGAATGTCGCCCCTGTGAAAATCCCGGTGAAATCGTCTGGTTCTGTGTTGCCGTATGTTGGTGTTGCTTGTCTTGGAGCATTTCTATTTGGATATCATCTAGGGTATGTTCTTTTGTTAGATGAttttttgagtaaaaaaaCTGGCTAAATTCGCCGTTCTTGCATTCGCAACACTTCCATGCTTGAGCGAGATACAATTTTGTATAGCGTTTGAGTTAGATTTTCGGAAgcttatttgttttgatctaTTGTAACATTTCTTCTTCAGAGTGGTTAATGGAGCTCTCGAGTACCTTGCTAAGGATCTCGGAATTGCAGAGAACACAGTGCTGCAAGGCAAGTTGTTGTTGAACTCTTCTTTTACTTATGAGGTCCATTTTGTAATTGATTAATAAAGGGTTAGAAAGATGATCAGAAGAAGGATAAAGGTGCAATCTAGGATTTAGCACACctaatttcttttcctttcttcaCCCATTCTTATTCCTCCTTTTCACTCCAATAATCCAATGAGGGATAATGTAATAATGAATTATTGGTGTGATAATATTATCCCTCATTGAAGTGAAATGGAGGAACAAGAAAGTGTGGAAATTTTCTTTTCGTTATTTTCCCATGAAAAATTTACAACCAAAGAGAATGCACCCTAAATGACTTAAGGGATAAGGAACTGAGAGCATATATCTAATTGATCAGAAGTGAGTGATCTCTAGAGTTTTGATTTATCTTCAGCTTAATAAATGTAGAAAGGATGTGTGTGCTTAATCCTGTAGCTCCAATCTGCAACCTTCTGTTACTGGCATCTGAAGTACCTTACATTGTCGATTCCTTTTGAAAAGTCATTTCGACTGTGCTGGAAAGATCTTCGCTGTGGCTGTCTAACCTATCAACCTTTTATGCATCCTACAGATTAGACCCGTAGATTGATGTATCTTAATAAGATTATACTGATAACACTAGCCTGATCAGCAGGGGTTGGTTCGCTGTTGATGCAGTATATGTTGTTTTTTGCTCAGGATATGTATGATTACCAAATACCTACTCACTCTCATTATACAGTTGCTATTCTTGTTTGGAGAGCTATTTTGGTGGGTATGGattttatgttattatatGAATCAACCATTGTgccttttgtttctttgtaGGCTGGATTGTTAGCACACTTCTTGCTGGTGCCACAGTTGGTTCGTTTACTGGAGGTTCATTGGCAGATAAGTTTGGGCGAACAAAGACTTTTATTTTGGATGCAGTTCCACTTGCTGTAGGAGCATTTCTTTGGTAAATACTTTTAAATGGAGGATACAATTTCTTcgataatatttttaagtgGGGGGTTGGAAAACAATGCTTGAAATTTCTTCTCATTGCAGTGCCACTGCCCAGAATATAGAGACAATGATAATAGGTCGGTTACTTGCTGGCATTGGGATTGGTGTTTCTTCTGCAATTGTGCCACTTTACATCTCTGAGGTACCGATTTCTCTTAATTCGCATGTCAATGTTTTATATTACTAGATTTTACATCCCTAACCCTCTTTCTCTTGCCAGATCTCACCAACTGAAATCCGAGGTACACTTGGATCTGTCAACCAGCTATTTATATGTATTGGGATTCTTGCAGCATTGGTGGCTGGTCTACCGTTGGCCGGGAATCCTCTGTGGTAAATAATTATCCTTCCCAAATTCATTCTTAACAGGAAATAGGAGTTCATACTTGACTGGAATAATTTGCGTAAATAGATAATTTGACTAAGGTTGTCTTCCAACTCCAAGATATAGccaatatttttttgcttGTACAAATGGAGTCAAAAGTAGTCTGCAATTTTCCAATTGATCTAAATTGATTTCATTGACTTTCTTTCTTTAAGTTGTTTTATGGTTGCTTGCAGTTTAAAAAAACTCAAAGATGATAACAGTGAAtactttttatcatttggAGTATCACCACAGCATCATGAGCTTGTggtcatttatttattgttctCTTTATTTATCTGAAGCAACATGGTGGCTCTCATATTGCCAGCTATGCATGATGGGCTTCTCTAGAATGAAAGAGCATCAATTCCTGAAACTTTTGTTAGCAAGCGGATGGATTTTAGTATATGTACCTGGATAACATCAATCTAATCTAATTTTCTGTAGTGTCTCTTTATTCTTATCTGGTATAAGCTTCTTTACTTTGATAGAGGCAATTAGAATTCTCTACCCGTCTTGACTTTATCTAAAGGTGGGGTAGGATCCTATGTTTGTTTTCAGTACCATCTTGTTGTATTTGAATTCATATAGGATCCTATGCTTGTTTTCAGTACCCTCATGTGTATTTCAATTCATAGACACCCTGAGAATATATCTGGACATAAgcccaactaaaataatttctgAAGTATAAGACCATTTACTGGTCTAGAATTTGGTGGTTTCAAAGGAATTTTGCCAGTCATAAGTTTCTTCATTTATGAATCTTATATTGTTATTCATAGGtgtaatatgatttttaatctCTCATATATCTAACTTTGTTCACATGAAGAAGATTATCCTCGTACATTTTGACTGATTGTCttatctctctatctctctctctacccTTGTATTAGGTGGAGGTCAATGTTTGGTGTTGCGCTTATTCCATCTGTTTTACTCGCACTTGGAATGGCATTTTCTCCTGAAAGTCCACGATGGCTTTATCAGGTTTCATTGTGAACTTGATTGCAACCTCCATGCTTCTGTGGCTGCCTATTTGTTGTGATAGTTTGTAGATAGTGCTAAACAATCCCGTTTTGTGTTTGCAGCAAGGAAGAATTTCTGATGCCGAAGTATCTATTAGAAGGCTATATGGGAAAGAAAGAGTTTCTGAGGTTATGAGGGATTTGGCTGCAGCAGGACAGGGTTCCACAGAACCAGAAGCAGGCTGGTTTGATCTTTTCAGCAGCCGTTACTGGAAAAGTACATCTTTCCATTATTGATTGTTCCTTTTGACctcatttaaattaatcaaatatggTTCTGATtcatcaatattgtttatggATATTGGTGGTCTCTTTTTTGTAGTCCCAATCACTGATTGCACTCTGAATTATAGAAACTTAAATAATGATCTCTTGGGTCGGCCGAAAACTAATACTCGTCACATGTTTCCATGTAGTTGTTAGTGTAGGTGCGGCTCTCTTCTTGTTCCAGCAGCTTGCTGGAATAAATGCCGTTGTTTATTATTCAACTTCAGTATTTCGCAGTGCTGGAATAACATCTGATGTTGCTGCCAGTGCTCTTGTTGGAGCTGCAAATGTATTTGGTTAGtctttatattaaaatctgtAAAAGGTTGGGTTGTTTAGGGCCGCAAGTAATTTTCCTTATTGGGTAAATCTTCTTCTAGGCACAACTGTTGCATCCTCGTTGATGGACAAGCAAGGACGCAAGAGCCTTCTTCTTACAAGCTTTGCTGGAATGGTATGTTTTAGTTTGTAGGATTCCGAATAATGAGCCTTTTCTGAGTATTCTTCAAGAATTACGACATAAGCTCTTTGGAACCACCCTGGGCCCATGgatttggggggggggggggattAGGTACAACTTGCTTTTCTATTTGGCATGAGTTCTTGCTTTATCAAAATGGTTGACTCAAGTTGCTAGAAGATTCAATTGACTTTTCTTCTAACAACTTATGGTAACTGGTTCAATGGAACTGGAATGAAGCAAAGTAAGTGGCCAGTGTTACTGCTAGTGCTAGGTCATTGTAATGCTGTAGGccaactccgattgagaccaAGATGTTGCCTTCCAGTAGTCCTTACTGCTTACTTGATATAGTTATTTCATGATGCTTGTGCTCTTTGATCTGTCCGATAATGACAACAAAAACTTGGAGCAATCTGAAAAATCTGTTGCTTTGCACCATATGGAAGTTATCGCTGGAAGTTGTATAGTATTTTGTAGGTTTCTTGTTAGATTCTGCCTCAACTTGAAACGTGAACATCCGAAACCCTATGCTGCATgaacttgaattatttattgaacTTTGCTTGtgcaagtattttttttgaatacgTGCTCTCCACTGTCTTGCTTTAGTTATTTCCCTTGTTTtgaatgattatttttattgattttctgTGAAAGGCTGCTTCGATGTTGTTGCTTTCTTTGAGTTTTACTTGGAAGGCCCTGGCACCATATTCAGGAACACTTGCTGTTCTTGGGACAGTTCTGTAAGTGATCTTTTCTGGCAGCTCATGTTTATTGTATTTGTTGTAGTGATAATGCTGTCTTGTAATCAACATGTCTCTTTTTTTGTCAAACAGCTACGTATTATCTTTCTCTCTCGGTGCTGGTCCTGTGCCTGCTCTCCTTCTTCCAGAGATCTTTTCATCTCGAATCAGAGCAAAAGCAGTGGCATTATCTCTGGGCATGCATTGGGTAAGAGATTATTTAAGGAAATGTTTTACtttgttcttttatttttccatatgCTTCAGTTTCACATTGGAGCAGCCTCTGCCACCAATAagtatgaataaaaattttggtttaaaGAATAGGATTGTCGCGGTATTATAAGTAGAGTTTCATTGAATTTTGTGGGTGAGCATGTCGACTTGCTCTAGTGCACATGTACTCTTATTTAGATGTCTTATCTACTGTTTAGGTTTCAGGAACTACCACTTTGTTGAGATTAGTCATACAAAGATCCtatcaaaaaatttgaaaatgagagGAAAGGGGAATTAAATGACCCAACTATATTtccaacattttttattgattaagtTGTTTATTGGATGATCTAAACGTTAGATGCCTTGACATTTGCTTCTGCCGTTCTACATTGCATATGCTACTAAGAAGATGGGACCTAAAATAAGAATCATAACCCTGAGAACAGTTTAGGACAAAAGATAAAACATACAAGAactttagagaaaaaaaattaatggatatgCTGAACAAAGAAAGCATGAATTTGCTAGGTTTGGATGAAATGTTGTTTAATTAGACGACTCTGAGCTTAGCTAATTGGGACTAGTTGTATATGTGCCTCAATGTCTTCATGGAGACCGAGCCACATTAAGCACCTCATTATGTAGCCATTACCCATACAAAATACCAAGGCCaacttaaattagttgtatcATATGGCacgttaaaaaataaaaacactgACTATTCTGTAATGGCACAAAGTCAGAGTTTTGAATAGTCTGTTACTTGGGGTTTATCTCCTGCTATATGTTAGGTAACCATATTTCCGACATTTACAgatatcaaattttgtgattggGCTCTACTTCTTGAGTGTTGTAACTAAGTTTGGAATCAGCACGGTGTACCTGGGATTCGCTTCTGTGTGTCTCCTTGCAGTTATGTACATATCTGGCAATGTCGTGGAGACAAAGGGGCGCTCCTTGGAGGAAATTGAACGCGCTTTAAGCCCCGCTGTTTGACACATTTTTCCTAGTATGTATTGTgtgttaacttttttttttttattgtagtaACTTAAGTTGTTTTTATGCCAACTCCAGCTAGGACTATAGAGGAGTTTGACGTACATGGAATGGACAGAGTTGTTCACTTAcattttgaataatataagCTCCCTTTGGTAACATGGAAATGGAACTGGAATTGgaatttgaataatataagCTCCATTTGGTCACatggaaattgaaattgaaattgaaattggaattggaattggaattggaattggaattgaaattatatttaaataattggtagtatgaaattgaattgaaataaattgtgCACACACTATATGcatacactacacacacaaTGCACTATGTATACATACAACACAACactatatacttcctccgttccatagtaataggggcgtttttccatttcctcCGTTCCAAAGTAatagtcatttccctttttagtaaaaatcaacacatttttacatacctactttactctctcttacttttttctctcttcatctctacctttttcattttccactttattctctctttacttaactcacctaatacaatttttcttaatctccgtgccgaaaagttttgcctctattactatggaacggagggagtacatactACCCGTGCAGGTATTCG is a window from the Salvia hispanica cultivar TCC Black 2014 chromosome 1, UniMelb_Shisp_WGS_1.0, whole genome shotgun sequence genome containing:
- the LOC125187245 gene encoding uncharacterized protein LOC125187245 codes for the protein MEELVEEDRVGRRKPRASSKATRTYIHRNREEVAVRLERDYFDRNRYGEISLTSLFPYVTRLFLHIANTLAAGKSTSEKGFNVVGRPSHTTLKKCIAAIRRLATTTGFVRRIHARRRIQWETLFDELLQRRPAAFTDEFPRSQPPQIVVRSNFTNKCTDSRMLGSVDCLHWQWKNCPVAWGGHTRSASKAPTPLLYSRSSPTTAMDLACIFGAPGSNNDVNVLNNSDLFDEVRMWTTFVKTFTAPAKKTDSFA
- the LOC125201473 gene encoding plastidic glucose transporter 4-like, producing MEASVYTVNTKSCFSLHSRGILTRSTIGVGCSVRATKRNNALRISCGGSTSMGRAGGSVQSLFGSSAKARLVRAQASEGDIENVAPVKIPVKSSGSVLPYVGVACLGAFLFGYHLGVVNGALEYLAKDLGIAENTVLQGWIVSTLLAGATVGSFTGGSLADKFGRTKTFILDAVPLAVGAFLCATAQNIETMIIGRLLAGIGIGVSSAIVPLYISEISPTEIRGTLGSVNQLFICIGILAALVAGLPLAGNPLWWRSMFGVALIPSVLLALGMAFSPESPRWLYQQGRISDAEVSIRRLYGKERVSEVMRDLAAAGQGSTEPEAGWFDLFSSRYWKIVSVGAALFLFQQLAGINAVVYYSTSVFRSAGITSDVAASALVGAANVFGTTVASSLMDKQGRKSLLLTSFAGMAASMLLLSLSFTWKALAPYSGTLAVLGTVLYVLSFSLGAGPVPALLLPEIFSSRIRAKAVALSLGMHWISNFVIGLYFLSVVTKFGISTVYLGFASVCLLAVMYISGNVVETKGRSLEEIERALSPAV